In Candidatus Thiodictyon syntrophicum, the sequence ATCATCCAGTTCGAGCTCGGCCTGTTGGCCGCGCTGCCGCCCTTCCTGCCCGCGGATCTGGGCCCGGCCGATTGGCCGGTGACCATCCAGCAGCCGCTCGATGAACTTTTTGCCGTCGAGGGGCGCACCGGGCAGATCGAGTTGCACTGCCTGGTGACGGTAATGGAGTCCTTCCTGCACACCCATTTCGTGGTGCAGGCCAGTCAATGCTGCTGGGGCGCCCTGCGGCACGCGGGCGACTCGGGCGACCGGGGCGACGCCCGGCTGGGGGCCAGCACGGCCCTGCTCCAATGCCTGCGCACCAAAAAGTGCTTCGGCCTCACCGACTGGCTCGACTGGGCCGCGCTGCTCTCCACGGCCAACGCCGAGCACGCGGCCGTGGGCGCCCCGTCCGCCTTCCCGGCGCTCGACGCCATCCTGGAGCCGACGCTCATCACGGCGCAACGCCCGCCCCAGGTCGCCGGGCGCTGGCGCCTGCGCCCGGACGACCGGGGGACGCGCTGGGTCAAGTCCGGGGGCGCGGTCTACGACGGCCTGCGCTTCTGGTGCGTCGACCTGGTGCGCAACCTGCTGCACGCCCATCAGCGCCGGCTCGAGCTGCCGCCGATCGCGCCGGGGCTCCTCACCCTGCTGTGCTATCTGATTTGGCTCTTTGATCCCTACCGCGGCCTCCACCTGGCCCTCATCGGCATCACCCGGTCCGGCACCACCCCGGACGCCGCCGGACCGGTCCCCGACGTGCGCAGCTGGAGTGCGTGCGCTGGCAGGACGACCGGGTGGTGGCGGTGATGCAGCGCCCCAGCGATGCCGCCTGGCCGCTCGACCCCGCGTGGCGCGACCAGGCGCACCAGTCCGAGCCGCACGCCGAGGAGGCCGCCCGCAACGGCGCCCTGCGCGACAGCGTCGATGCCCTGGCGCACGACCTGGAGCGGCGCTTCGGCTTCGACCTGGGCGCCCCTGGGCCGACCGTCGCGCCGACCGCCGCGCCGGCCGCGGCGCCCAGCCGCTACCTGGACCAGAGCGCCTCCTGACCGCCAGCGTCCCGCGCGCCGACGCGCTCGCGGGCATCCGCCGCGCTGCGCTTGCCAGCCCCCACCGGCGCCTGCTCCTCACCGGCTGCTCCGGCATCGGCAAGAGCGTGCTGCTCGCCCAACTCTACCGGGCGCTTGCCGGGCGGGCGGTCTATTTCAGCATGGACCAGCCGCCGCCCCTGGCCGCCGAGCCCGCGGCCCTCACCGGCCCGGGTGCCGGTGCCGAGTCCCTGGGGCCGCCGGTGCGCACCCATACCCTGGCCGGGTTCTGCCGCCTGGCCGACCGGCCCGGGCCGAGCGGGCTGCGCGGCCGGGAGGACGCCTGCCGGGAGCTTGCCGACTGCCTGGCCGCGCTCGCGGCGCAGGACCCGGCCCCGGTCTGGCTGCTGCTGGACGGGCTCAACCAGGCCGCCGACGCCAATGAACTGCTCGACGGACTGCCCGAACCGCTGCCCGCCAACCTGCGCCTGGTGGCAAGCACCCAGGACATCCCCTTCGTCATCGCCACCGCCACGGCCGCGGGCGCCCGCCCCTGGACGCCGCTACCCGCCGCCACCTTGGAGGACGACTGCGCCCGCGCCCTGCTCGCCACCGCCTGGGGCGACGCGCCGGCGCCCGCGATCCCGGCGGACCTGCTGCAGGTCCTGCTCGCGCGCAGCCGACGCCTGCCGGTCTTCCTCCAACCCTGGGGCCAGTGGCTGCACGCCCTGTGGGAGATGCAGGGCGGCGACTGGGCCGCGGTCGCCGCGGTGGTCGCCAAGGCCCCCCATGACCCCTTCCCGGACGGCTATCGCGATCGGCTCGATCAGGCACTCGCCGGCCACCGGCCCGCCTGGCTCCCGGCGGCGACCCTGACCGTGCTGGCCCTGGTCGGCCAACCGCTGTCCGCCGCCCAGGTGGCGCGCGGGCTGCGCCTCCTCTACCCGCACCTGGACGCCCTGGCCGATGCCGCGCCCGCCGCCGGACGCCCCCGGCCGGACCCGGACCTGATCCCGGAACCGGACCCGATCCCGGAACCGGCCCCGACCGGACTCGACGCCCAGGACGCCGCCGAGGCCCTGGCGCGGCTGGGCGGCTTCCTGCTGCGCCAGTCCAGCGACGGCACCCCCCGCTGGCGGCCGGTCCACGAGCGGCTCGGGCGCTGGTACCTGGACCGCCGCATCGCCCCCGCCCGGCTGGGCGACCTGCGCGAGGCCCTGGTCCCGATCGGCGCCGACCCGCTGCTCGATACCCCGCCGGAGGACCCGCGCTTCGCCGCCTGGCTCGCCGACCTGCTCGGGGGCGGCGACCGACTCTTGCAGTTGCCGCCGCGCGAGCGCCTGCGGGTGCTGGAACGGCTCTGGGACGGGGCGCCCAAGCCGGCCGACCCGGACGGGCAGGAGCGGCTGCGGGCGGTCTGGCTGGCCCAACGCGGCCGTACACAGGCGGAGGCGATGGCCCTGGCGGCCGCACTGCGCGACAGCGGCGAGTCGGTGGCGATCCTCGAGGCCCTGCGCGAGCGACTCGGCGCGGCCTTCTCCGCCGACTGGGTCAGGGACCTGGCCGTCGCCTACCGCAGTCGCAGCTTCGTCCCCTATTTTCGGGGGGATTGGGATGCGTTCTTCGCCGACTCCGAGCGCTCCAGAGAGTGTCTCGATGACCTGCGCGCGGCACTCGGCGACGCCTTTCCCGCCCCCTGGCTGGACGAACTGGCCATTGCCTACATGAACCGCGGCATCGCCCACCAGCGCAAGGGCGACCAGGACGCGGCCCTCGGCGACTACGGGCGTGCCATCACGCTCTGGGACGACCTGCGCGGCACCCTGGCGCCCTCCTGCTATCCCGGCTGGCAACTCGGCGAGGCACAGGTGCGCTGCGCGGACCAGGACGGCGCCCTCGCCTTCCTGGTCGCGGACGCCGGCGCACTGCTGATCACGGGCGAGGGCGCGGCCATCCACGCCTTCAACCAGACCGTTGGGCTCGCACTCCCCGGCCCCGCGTCGGCCATCGACTATGCGCGCTTCTTTTGCTCCCTGCTGCGCGTGCGAGCCGGCCGTTTCCAGGTCATCGAATCCGCCGACCAGCTCGCCTGGCGCGCGGACGCCGACCCGGCCCTGGTCCAGCGGGTCGCCTCCGCCCTCCACCCGATCCGCCACACCGGCACCGACGGCGACGCCTTCGCCCTGGAGGCCTGCATCCTCCATGGCGCCAACCTGTGCTGCGCCCGCCTCAAGGTCCACCCCGGCGGCCAGGTGGAGATGCCCGAGGACACCCCCATCGCCGACGACCTGCCGGTCGACCCGGAGCGCTTTGAAGGCCCGGTGCGTCTCCAATCCGCTGCGTCCCCGTAGGGTCCGCTGTGCGGACCGAACCCCGCGCAAACCCAACCGGCGAAGGTCCGCACAGGTCCGCACAGCGGACCCTACCGGGCCGGCGCCTTGACGTGAGCAACGGCCCGATCGCGGGATGAATCGCCCCCGCCCGCACCGCTGCGCGACCCCGTAGGGTCCGCTGTGCGGACCGAACCAAGCGCAAACCCGACCGGCGAAGGCCCGCCCAGCGGACCCGAGCCGGCTACAATGAGGCTCAATGATACGGAGCACCCGTGCCGACCCGCAGCGCGCGCCAGCCACCCACCTGAACCCGCCGACACCAGCCATGACCCGACCCCGCCACCCCCGCGGTCCCCGCAAACGGCGCGCCCCGGCCGCCGGGCGCCACGCGCTGGACGGCGCCGACGGAACTTTCCGCGCTGATCGACCCGGCCCCGGGCGGGCTGGCACACTATCGCCCCCACTGGTCCTACCTGCTGCTCGACGAAGGGGCGATCGTGGGCGGGGAGACCTACCCGGCCGAGGTCCAAAACCTGGTCGCGGCCCTGTTCCAGTTGGAAAAGGCGCGCGACGAGCCGACCTGGCTCGCGGTCTATGCCCGATTGGTGGCGCTCCTGGACACCGGCGCCCTGGATAGCCTCAAGCGCGCCTTCGGCCGCTGGATCTACCGCAGCTTCATCCGCAAGAAGCGCCCCGGCATCCGTTTACCGGACATCGATGATTTTCAAAAGGTGCATGTCATGTTGCAACAACGGGTCGAACAGTGGAACGCGGAGATCCTCGAGCGGGGACGCAAGGAGGGGCGCAAGGAAGGGCTCAAGGAGGGGCACAAGGAGGGCCTTGCGCAGGCGCGCCGTGAAATGGCCGCGGCACTCCTTGAGCGCACCGCCCTGGACGACGCGGCCGTTGCCGATCTGACCGGGCTCTCCCACGAGCTGATCCGGGCCCTGCGCACGACACCAACTGAACATTAGGGGTCGAACTCGAGGGAGCGGCGGCGTGGGCTTCCGTGGACTGCGCTATCGCTTCTCCACCCTAAGGCCGGAACGATGCTCATTTGGAGTCCAAGGCTTCAGCCTTGGATGTACCGGACCAAGGCTAACGGTCATGAAGGCTCATCCGTCACCCCGGCACCTGAAAGCTCCCGGTGGGGGCGGTAACAGTTCCGCAACCTTTGGACGCCCGCGGCGGGTTAGGATCGCGGCTGCGTGCCCCGTTCAGTCCTGGAGTTTTTCATGCGCATCCGTGCCCTCTGCGTCGCCCTCGCGTCCGTCTGTACCCCGCCGGCCCTGGCCCTCTGTCCGGGCGGCGCGCCCCCGGCCCGGGTGGAGTTCACCGGGATGCCGGCACCGGTCACCGTTGAGGAGAAGGCGGCGGTCTATACCGGCGCCAGCCTGCGGATGGTCTGCGCCGACGGTGCCACCACCGAACTGCCGCTGCGTTACCACCAGCTCATGGCCACCGGCGAGCGCGTGGGCGAGGCGGTGGTCGGCGGGCTCTTCACGGCGTCCGGGGCGGCACTGACTGATCGCGATGGTCAGTTGGCGTCCGACGGCCCGGACGGGACCTCGCTCATTCAGGTCGAGGGGCTGACCGTGCCCGGGGGCCTTGGTCATCCCCTGGCGCTGGTTACCAACTTCGAGTACCGGGAGTTGCCCCCCAACGACGGCACCAGCACCGGCTCCTTCTGGTCCAAGCTTCCCGCCACCGTCGGCCTGACGCTGCTGGACCAGGACCAGAAAAGCGGCCTGCTGACGGCCAAGGCGTATCGGGCGATCGACTTCTCCGCGGTCCACGGTAATTGGATTCATTGCGGCGCCACCCTCTCCGGTTGGCAGACCCATGTGGCCTCCGAAGAATACGAGCCCGACGCCAAGGTCCGCGGCGGGGCCGCCCGCGCGGCCGACTCCGACGACAAGGCCGACCTTGCGAGCTTCAGCCGCTATTCGTTCGGTGACCCGGCCGCCGCCAATCCCTACCACTATGGGCTGCTGCCCGAGGTCACCGTCGCGGCCGACGGCAAGACCGGCGTGGTCAAGCACTATGCGGCCGGCCGTTACGCCCGCGAGATGCAGATCATGGCCGCGGATGAGCGCACCGCGATCGGCGGGGACGACGGCAAGAACACCGGGCTCTTCATGTTCGTCGCCGATCGTGCGCAGGACCTCTCCGCCGGTACCCTCTACGCCGCCCGGCTCACCCCGGCCGGCGCGGTGAACGGGGAGCGCTTCAACCTGCACTGGATCAGGCTCGGCCATGCGAGCGATGCGCAGATCAAGGCCCTGGTGGATCGCGGTATCCGGTTCAGCGACATCTTCGACGTCGTCCTGACGGACCCCAATGATCCCAGCTTTACCAAGGTCGTCACCTATACGGGCACCGAGTGGCTCCGGCTCAAGCCGAGTGCCGCGTTCGATACGGCACTGGCGGCCGCCTTCCTCGAGACCCGCCGCTATGCCGCCCTCCTCGGCGCCACCACCGAGTTCTCCAAGATGGAGTACATCGCCTACAACAAGGCCGACAAGAAGTTCTATCTGGCGATCTCGCGCGTCGAGGCGGGCATGGCCGACGGGGCGGGCGCCATCCAACTGGCACGCAACGACGGCGGCCTGGTGCTGGAGATGGACACCGCGGGCGGCCAACAGGACAGCAGCGGCGCCGCAATCGACAGCCCCTTTGTCGGCACCGCCTTGAGTCCGATTCCCGAACTGACGGGCGGCTGGCAGGGCGAGGATAAGAAGGACGCCGAAGGCAATGCGTGCGCGCAGGACCGGGTCTGCGGTCCGGACAACCTTGTGTATGCCGAGACGATCCGCACCCTCTTCATCGGCGAGGACACGGGTCGGCGCAACAATAACTATCTGTGGGCCTTCAACCTCGACACCCGCAAGCTCGCACGGATCCTCTCGGCGCCCATGGGCGCGGAGGTGACCGGACTGGCCGTGGCGCCGAATTACCACGGCCACGCCTATATCATGGCCAACTTCCAGCATCCGGGCGACGAGGATATCAAGGGCTACAAGGGCGCCGACCGGGCTGAGG encodes:
- a CDS encoding PhoX family protein, producing the protein MPRSVLEFFMRIRALCVALASVCTPPALALCPGGAPPARVEFTGMPAPVTVEEKAAVYTGASLRMVCADGATTELPLRYHQLMATGERVGEAVVGGLFTASGAALTDRDGQLASDGPDGTSLIQVEGLTVPGGLGHPLALVTNFEYRELPPNDGTSTGSFWSKLPATVGLTLLDQDQKSGLLTAKAYRAIDFSAVHGNWIHCGATLSGWQTHVASEEYEPDAKVRGGAARAADSDDKADLASFSRYSFGDPAAANPYHYGLLPEVTVAADGKTGVVKHYAAGRYAREMQIMAADERTAIGGDDGKNTGLFMFVADRAQDLSAGTLYAARLTPAGAVNGERFNLHWIRLGHASDAQIKALVDRGIRFSDIFDVVLTDPNDPSFTKVVTYTGTEWLRLKPSAAFDTALAAAFLETRRYAALLGATTEFSKMEYIAYNKADKKFYLAISRVEAGMADGAGAIQLARNDGGLVLEMDTAGGQQDSSGAAIDSPFVGTALSPIPELTGGWQGEDKKDAEGNACAQDRVCGPDNLVYAETIRTLFIGEDTGRRNNNYLWAFNLDTRKLARILSAPMGAEVTGLAVAPNYHGHAYIMANFQHPGDEDIKGYKGADRAEVQARINALWDNRKKAAIGYLGTDRGALPAWQ
- a CDS encoding tetratricopeptide repeat protein, producing MRRAALASPHRRLLLTGCSGIGKSVLLAQLYRALAGRAVYFSMDQPPPLAAEPAALTGPGAGAESLGPPVRTHTLAGFCRLADRPGPSGLRGREDACRELADCLAALAAQDPAPVWLLLDGLNQAADANELLDGLPEPLPANLRLVASTQDIPFVIATATAAGARPWTPLPAATLEDDCARALLATAWGDAPAPAIPADLLQVLLARSRRLPVFLQPWGQWLHALWEMQGGDWAAVAAVVAKAPHDPFPDGYRDRLDQALAGHRPAWLPAATLTVLALVGQPLSAAQVARGLRLLYPHLDALADAAPAAGRPRPDPDLIPEPDPIPEPAPTGLDAQDAAEALARLGGFLLRQSSDGTPRWRPVHERLGRWYLDRRIAPARLGDLREALVPIGADPLLDTPPEDPRFAAWLADLLGGGDRLLQLPPRERLRVLERLWDGAPKPADPDGQERLRAVWLAQRGRTQAEAMALAAALRDSGESVAILEALRERLGAAFSADWVRDLAVAYRSRSFVPYFRGDWDAFFADSERSRECLDDLRAALGDAFPAPWLDELAIAYMNRGIAHQRKGDQDAALGDYGRAITLWDDLRGTLAPSCYPGWQLGEAQVRCADQDGALAFLVADAGALLITGEGAAIHAFNQTVGLALPGPASAIDYARFFCSLLRVRAGRFQVIESADQLAWRADADPALVQRVASALHPIRHTGTDGDAFALEACILHGANLCCARLKVHPGGQVEMPEDTPIADDLPVDPERFEGPVRLQSAASP